The Fragaria vesca subsp. vesca linkage group LG2, FraVesHawaii_1.0, whole genome shotgun sequence genome includes a window with the following:
- the LOC101307356 gene encoding cytochrome c oxidase assembly protein COX15-like — MSTVASVGIKDKEALKFPVNGGPRAQKMIGIWLFGSAAWVFSMVILGGATRLTRSGLSMTDWKFTGGLPPLSDEDWLVEFDKYKQSPEYKRVNRGMSIEDFKFIYWMEYAHRMWGRALGIMFVLPFSYFLHKRYITLQLGLRLSTLLALGAGQGLIGWWMVKSGLEEPASEYAQPRVSPYRLAAHLTSAFAIYCGLLWTGLSVVMPEPPAESVAWVHGAAKVKRLALPVSLLVGITAISGAFVAGNDAGDAYNTFPRMGDRWIPEDVFDMKPLIRNFFENTSAVQADHRILATATLISIVALWWSKRKLDIHPAVQSLIGTTVGMAGLQV; from the exons ATGTCCACTGTGGCTTCAGTAGGCATCAAAGATAAGGAGGCATTGAAGTTTCCTGTGAATGGAGGACCTCGTGCTCAGAAAATGATTGGCATTTGGCTCTTCGGCTCTGCTGCATGGGTGTTTAGCATGGTCATACTTGGAGGTGCTACGCGGCTAACCCGATCTGGTCTTTCAATGACTGATTGGAAATTTACTGGTGGGCTTCCACCTCTCTCGGATGAAGACTGGTTGGTTGAGTTTGACAAGTACAAGCAATCCCCTGAATATAAGCG TGTAAATAGAGGGATGAGTATTGAAGATTTCAAATTTATCTACTGGATGGAATATGCACATCGTATGTGGGGAAGGGCATTGGGTATTATGTTCGTTTTGCCATTCTCATATTTTCTTCATAAGAGGTATATTACCTTACAACTTGGACTCAGGCTTTCTACTCTTCTTGCCCTTGGTGCTGGGCAAGGTCTAATTGGTTGGTGGATGGTTAAAAGCGGTTTGGAG GAGCCAGCATCTGAGTATGCTCAGCCAAGAGTAAGCCCTTATCGATTAGCAGCTCACCTTACTTCAGCCTTTGCTATATACTGTGGCCTTTTATGGACTGGTCTTTCTGTTGTCATGCCTGAACCACCGGCTGAATCTGTAGCCTGGGTTCATGGTGCTGCAAAAGTGAAGAGACTTGCTCTTCCTGTAAGTTTACTGGTTGGAATTACTGCTATCTCAGGAGCATTTGTGGCCGGGAATGATGCT GGAGATGCTTATAATACCTTTCCCAGGATGGGGGACAGATGGATCCCGGAGGATGTTTTTGACATGAAGCCACTAATCCGGAACTTCTTTGAGAATACATCTGCTGTGCAG GCTGACCATCGCATCCTTGCAACTGCAACTTTAATTTCAATTGTTGCTTTGTGGTGGTCAAAAAGGAAGTTAGACATACACCCTGCAGTTCAATCGTTGATTGGAACTACTGTAGGCATGGCTGGCCTTCAGGTATAA